In Rhodoflexus caldus, the genomic window AGGCTTATGCCACAATTAATTCTTTGCACTGTGAGCATCTGATTATCATACCCTGTATTGGTATGGGATTGCTTGTGCTTGCATTCAACTTTTTGGGTAATGGGCTTCGCGATGCTTATGACCCTAAGGTATTGGTTTCAAAAAACAAATAGGCACCATGGAGAACGCATCGGCTGAACTCAGGCTGCAAATGAAAGAGATGCAACTCAATGCACTTTTTGAGACCATTCAGGCAATCAACGAGAATGCGTCGGAAGAGCAGTTGTTCCGTATCTATAAACTTACGTTGCAGGCAAGTCATTACATTAAGAAACTTGCCTTATACGTGCATGACGAGGGCAAATGGGAATGTAAGGCACAGTATGGCACCATGGCAGACTTTACGCAGCAGCACTTGCCCGATGCCATCCGCAACATTCGCGATGCAGGCAATCTGCACGCAGAAGATGCGCTTTTTGCAACGTTTAACTATGTATTGCCGGTGCGCCACAAAGACGTAGTATTGGCCTATGTGCTGATAGATACGACAAAAGATATTCAAGATTTGAATTTTTTAGCCACCCTGAGCAATATTATCATCGTAGCTATTGAAAATAAAAAACTGGCACGCAGGCAGGCTCAACAGGAGACATTTCAACGGCAACTGAACATAGCCAAAGACGTACAGAGTTTATTGTTTCCCAAAAAGTTGCCCTACAACGAACGCTTGCAGATTGTGGCGAGTTATCAGCCGCACCACAGCGTAGGCGGCGATTATTACGACTATATCCCGATGGGAGACGATAAGTTTATGGTCTGTATTGCCGATGTTTCGGGAAAAGGTGTGCCTGCGGCTATTCTGATGTCTAATTTTCAGGCGGCGCTTCGCATTCTGGTGCGGGAGGGAAAACCACTGGCCTATGTGATTGATACGCTCAACCGTTTGATTCTGGAAAACTCGCAGGGCGAAAATTACATCACGGCCTTTTTTATGGAGTATGATTTTCGCAAACAGACCCTCACGTATGTTAATGCGGGGCATAACCCGCCCTTTCTTTTCTTGGAAAACGGCCACGTTGAGCATCTGGAAGAAGGCACGACCATTCTGGGCGGCTTCAAAAAGCTGCCATTTTTGAATATTACTACCCGAAGCGGTTTGACAAACTTCCTGCTTTTCTGCTTTACGGATGGTTTTATTGAAACCTATAACGACCAAGGCGAACCTTTTGGCGTAGAGCAGTTAGCCGATTTTGTTAAGGCGAATAAGCATTTAGACCGCAAACAACTGCACAATGAACTGCTGAAACTCCTGAATCAGTTCAGGGGTGAGCAGGCTTACGTGGATGACATTACTTTGCTCTCTTGCTCAGTTGCTGCCGGGGCATCAGCAGGCCATTGAAATGCGCTTTTTTTGGCATTTTCCGACCGTTGCTATCCGAAATATACACAAACCTGACAGGTTTCTGAAACCTGTCAGGTTTAAATATTTGTTTTTCAACAATTTACACAAACGATTTTTCGCAAACCTCTTGCGCTTTTGTATAACCATTCGCTTATTTTTTGGCAGGTGCATCGGGGAGAGCGACGAACTGCTCTTTGCCGTCTTTGGTAACTTTGAACCCTCCTGTGCGCGGAACGTATTCCAGCGAATCGTATTCGCAAGGGATAATCGGGCGGCCTTGCGTATCAATAACGCCTGTTTTTCCGTTGCGTTCTATCTTGACCAACGACAGTACGTAATCGCTGTGGCGGCGCTTGCTTTCGGGCTGTACCAGAAACTCCATTTGGTCGGCTTGCAGGGCAAATACTTCTTTTTTATCCGCATTGATAATGCCCCATTTGCCGTTTTTGCGAACAGGCGCCCCCCCTTGCCGAAAACCTAAGGTAGCCTCATACTGACAACTGATTTTATTCTTTCCTTCTTCGTTGATAAAGCCCCATTTGTCGCCTTTGCGAACGGCTGCCCAACCACTGCCAAAGGCAAGCAGTTCGTCCCATTCCGGCTCGCTCTGAAATTTGGAGGAAATATTCAAAAATGAATACTTGTCATTGATTTTCAGGCGAAGCAACAGCTCTTTTTCCGTTTTTCCTTTGACTTCCTTTTCCAGATGTTGCAGAAATTCAATGCGTTCAAACTCGGTTTTCAGTACCTGACCGTTGCGCAGCTCCATCATGCCGTATTTATTTTGGCGGCGCACCAGCACAATTTCAGGATTGGTGGCTTTGCCTTGCTCATCGGCAAGCATTAGCACATCGTCGTAGCTGGGGCGAATCAGCACCTCGCCTTTGCCGTTAATCAACCCGAATTTGCCTAACTGTTTTACTTTGGCAACCATAGAGGCCGGATGCGTACCGGAACAACTGGCAGGCAAAAGACTGATGTCCTGATAGTCAAGTACGGTAATAGGTTTGCCGTTGTAGTGAATCAAACCGACGGCACCGCCTTTTTGTACTTTCAAAATACCCTCCCAGCGTGTGCAAGAGGAATCTTTGTTGTTGAAAAAACTGACGCGGTCGTAAGCCGGTGCAAGTATTATTTTGCCTGTATCGTTGGCAATTCCTTCCAAATTGTTTTGCCTGATGATAATCAAGTTTCTGCCTGTGGCGCTGATAAATGCCGAATCGAGTTGCTCAAAAGCAGGCGCAGCCTGTATGATAGGCGCAGATGCAGCAGCCAGCGCAGCACTGTCCACAGGTTTTTTGGATTCGGGAAATACGGGTGCATTGCGCCGCATAGGGTTATTGGTGGCAGGTTGCCGATTAACGCCCGAAGGCAGCGTTCCCGCATCTTTGGGCATTTTCTTTTGAGCCATTACCGGAGAAAAAACGCCTGACAGGCAGAGGATTATCAAAAAAACAAATAAGCGCATGGCAGCTGTAACAATTGGTTCAATCATAAAACGGCAAACCTGCTGCCAATATTTTACAAGCCGCTGATGCTCAGTCCCCCGTCGGCAATGATATTTTGTCCGGTGATGTAAGATGATTTGTCCATCGCCAAAAACGCTATGGCTGCCGCCATTTCTTCGGGCTGCGCAATGCGCCCCATCGGCGTGCGGCTCAGGATATGTGCCATTCGCTCTTTATTTTGCAACACGGGTGCCGCCAGTGGCGTAGCCGTGTACCATGGCGAAACCACATTGGCGCGGATGCCTTCTTTTGCCCATTCTACGGCAAGGCTGCGCGTTTGCTGAATGAGTGCTGCTTTGGACATTGCATAGGGCGAACCTGTGCCTATGTCCAGATTGCTCCCTGCCACAGATGCTACATTGACGATGGAAGCCCTGCCCGATTGCTTCAGCAGCGGATACAACAAACGCGCCCATTCATAAGGCGCTAACATATTGACCGACAGTATCTTTTCATATTCTTCGCGGCTGTATTCAGGTGTTTTTTTGCGGATGTTGATGCCTGCGTTATTAACCAGCACATCTAACTTTTGCCAATTCTCGGCAATCCAGTCATGCACTTTTTGGCGGTCGGCTTCGCTGCTGACATCGGCAACCATGCCTTTCACCAGTGCCTGTGGATAGCGGGCTTTCCATTCGGCTTCCATTGCCGCCACTTGGTCCGTATGGCGGGCAGTAAAGAGCACATCTGCGCCTAATTGCAAAAATTCTTCCGCAACAGCTTTACCGATGCCCTTCGTTCCGCCTGTAATCAGTGCTTTTTTGTGTTGGAGTGTCCAGTTTGACATAGACGGGTGAATTGATGAATGAGTGAATGAGGAAAAGTAAACAAATATAGAAGGTTGTACAAACCGCTTGGCCGAACATTTCCTGCCGTGCAGATGTTTATTACAAAAGCAGCGTAATTTTGCACTCCTTTTTTACAAAATACATAAAATGAGCACCAAAGGCAGAGTATTGGTAGCCATGAGCGGCGGTATAGATAGTTCGCTGGCAGCGGTTTTGTTGCATGAGCAAGGCTATGAAGTGGTTGGTATGACCATGAAAACATGGGATTATGCGTCTTCGGGCGGCAGCAAAAAAGAAACCGGCTGTTGCAGCCTCGACTCTATCAACGATGCCCGCCACGTAGCTGTGAATTTAGGCTTCCCGCACTACATTGTAGATATTCGCGAAGAGTTTGGCGATTATGTGATAGACCATTTTACCAACGAATACTTGGAGGGGCGCACACCTAACCCTTGTGTGCTTTGCAATACACACATCAAATGGGATTCGCTGTTGCGTCGTGCCGATAAATTGGGCTGTGATTTCATTGCCACGGGGCATTATGCCAACGTGCGTGAGGAAAACGGCCGCTATATTGTTTCCAAAGGCATAGACCACGCCAAAGACCAGAGCTACGCACTTTGGGGCGTATCGCAAAAAAGCC contains:
- a CDS encoding PP2C family protein-serine/threonine phosphatase → MENASAELRLQMKEMQLNALFETIQAINENASEEQLFRIYKLTLQASHYIKKLALYVHDEGKWECKAQYGTMADFTQQHLPDAIRNIRDAGNLHAEDALFATFNYVLPVRHKDVVLAYVLIDTTKDIQDLNFLATLSNIIIVAIENKKLARRQAQQETFQRQLNIAKDVQSLLFPKKLPYNERLQIVASYQPHHSVGGDYYDYIPMGDDKFMVCIADVSGKGVPAAILMSNFQAALRILVREGKPLAYVIDTLNRLILENSQGENYITAFFMEYDFRKQTLTYVNAGHNPPFLFLENGHVEHLEEGTTILGGFKKLPFLNITTRSGLTNFLLFCFTDGFIETYNDQGEPFGVEQLADFVKANKHLDRKQLHNELLKLLNQFRGEQAYVDDITLLSCSVAAGASAGH
- a CDS encoding WG repeat-containing protein, yielding MRLFVFLIILCLSGVFSPVMAQKKMPKDAGTLPSGVNRQPATNNPMRRNAPVFPESKKPVDSAALAAASAPIIQAAPAFEQLDSAFISATGRNLIIIRQNNLEGIANDTGKIILAPAYDRVSFFNNKDSSCTRWEGILKVQKGGAVGLIHYNGKPITVLDYQDISLLPASCSGTHPASMVAKVKQLGKFGLINGKGEVLIRPSYDDVLMLADEQGKATNPEIVLVRRQNKYGMMELRNGQVLKTEFERIEFLQHLEKEVKGKTEKELLLRLKINDKYSFLNISSKFQSEPEWDELLAFGSGWAAVRKGDKWGFINEEGKNKISCQYEATLGFRQGGAPVRKNGKWGIINADKKEVFALQADQMEFLVQPESKRRHSDYVLSLVKIERNGKTGVIDTQGRPIIPCEYDSLEYVPRTGGFKVTKDGKEQFVALPDAPAKK
- a CDS encoding SDR family oxidoreductase; this translates as MSNWTLQHKKALITGGTKGIGKAVAEEFLQLGADVLFTARHTDQVAAMEAEWKARYPQALVKGMVADVSSEADRQKVHDWIAENWQKLDVLVNNAGINIRKKTPEYSREEYEKILSVNMLAPYEWARLLYPLLKQSGRASIVNVASVAGSNLDIGTGSPYAMSKAALIQQTRSLAVEWAKEGIRANVVSPWYTATPLAAPVLQNKERMAHILSRTPMGRIAQPEEMAAAIAFLAMDKSSYITGQNIIADGGLSISGL